The Cetobacterium somerae ATCC BAA-474 sequence TTTATAAATAAAAAAGAAAAAAATAAAAGCTTTGTATTAAATAAAAATTTTAAAATAAACTAGGAGGGATGAATTTGGAAAAAATTATATTAGAATTAAAAGAAAGATATATGGAAATTTTTGAAGAATTAAAAGATTTAAATAGCTATCTTTTTGAAAATCCAGAATTAGGTTTAAAAGAATTTAAAGCAAGAGATAGACATTGTGAAATTTTAAGTAAATATGGATTTTTTATAGAGAAAGGTTATTGTGGAATTGAAACAGCCTTTTTAGCAAATTATGTAGGAGAAAAACCTGGACCAAGAATAGCTTATTTAGCTGAATATGATGCGCTTCCAGAAATAGGTCATGGATGTGGTCATAATATTTTAGGTGTAACTAGTAGTGCTGCTGGAATACTTTTAAGAGAGTTTGTAAATATATATGGTGGAGAAGTATTAGTTATTGGAACGCCAGCGGAAGAAACAGATGGGGCAAAGGTAGCTATGGTTAAATCTGGAGCATTTAATAATATTGATGTTGCGATGATAGTTCATCCTACAAGTGGAAATTTACACTTGAGAAGTAGTTCGAGTCAGGCTATGGAAGCTTTACAATTTACATTTAAGGGGAAAACTTCTCATGCAGCTGGATCTCCTCATTTAGGAATAAATGCTTTAGATGGTGTAATTAATTTATTCAACACAATAAACGCATTAAGACAACAAATACTACCAACTGATAGAGTACATGGAATTATAACAAAAGGTGGAGAAGCAGCTAATATAATTCCAGATTTAGCTGTAGCTAATTTTTATGTAAGATCAAGAAATAAAAATGAATTGGATACACTTTTAGAAAAAGTATTAAATTGTGCTAAAGGTGCTGCAATTTCTTCAGGAACTAAATTAGAAATAGAAAACTACGAAACAAGTTTTTTAGATTTAATAACAAACAAAACTTTAATGAATCTTTACGAGGAAAGTTTAAAAGATATAGGAATAACTGAAATGAAAGATTCGGAGGATAGTGGATCTACTGATGCAGGAGATGTAAGTCATGTGTGTGCGACAATTCATCCATATTTACCTTTATATAAAGATGTAATTAGTCATAGCAGAGAATTAGCACAGTGTACAATTGAAGATGGAGCTTATAAAGGTATGGAAGAAGCTGTATTAGCTCTTACTTTAACAGGAATAAAAATATTAAAAAGTGAAAAAATATTAGATGAAATAAAATTAGAGTTTGATAATAGAAAATAATAAAA is a genomic window containing:
- a CDS encoding M20 family metallopeptidase → MNLEKIILELKERYMEIFEELKDLNSYLFENPELGLKEFKARDRHCEILSKYGFFIEKGYCGIETAFLANYVGEKPGPRIAYLAEYDALPEIGHGCGHNILGVTSSAAGILLREFVNIYGGEVLVIGTPAEETDGAKVAMVKSGAFNNIDVAMIVHPTSGNLHLRSSSSQAMEALQFTFKGKTSHAAGSPHLGINALDGVINLFNTINALRQQILPTDRVHGIITKGGEAANIIPDLAVANFYVRSRNKNELDTLLEKVLNCAKGAAISSGTKLEIENYETSFLDLITNKTLMNLYEESLKDIGITEMKDSEDSGSTDAGDVSHVCATIHPYLPLYKDVISHSRELAQCTIEDGAYKGMEEAVLALTLTGIKILKSEKILDEIKLEFDNRK